The genomic interval CGGGGCGACCCAAGCCGGCAACAGCGCGGTTCTGCTCAACCGGGGCGGCACCAGCACCACGTGGGGAGACGGCATTGCCACGCGGCTGCGCAATTTCGCCAACCAGCAAAGCTCGTCCGTCAGCGCCTTCAATGGCATCGGCTCCAACGGCCAGCGCCTGGAAGGGGCGGTGCTGAGTCGCATTTCGTCGATCGGGCGGCAAAACAGCTTGCTCAATGACGGCATCAAGCGCAACGAAACGCGCCTGGTCGCGCGGGAGCGCATGCTGCGCATCCAGTTCCAAGCGATGGAAAAGGCCGTCTCGAGCCTCAAGACCCAGGGCAACTATCTGCAGAGCCAGTTCAACAAGCAGTCGGGATAACGCGGGGGGCCACTCGTCGACGCCCTGGGAGGGGCTCAAGCCGCTGGCGCAGGCCTTCAGCCGCCCAGGCCGCTGCCGTGGAAGGCGCCGCGCATCATGCGCTGCAATTCGTTCGGGTTGTCGCTGTAGCTGAGCGCGTCGTCGAGCGAGATGATCTCGTCCTGGTAGTAGTTGAAGATGGCATTGTTCATCGACATCATGCCGTCCATGCCCCCCTGGGCGATGATGTCGTAACAGGCCCCGATCTCGTTTTTCATGATCAGGTCGGAGACGGTGGGCGTGCCGATCAGGATTTCATGACAGGCCACGCGCCCCGGGCCATCGCTGCGCTGGATCAGGCGCTGGGCAATGCAGCCGCGCAAGACCACCGACAGTTCGTGCCGCAAGGCCTCGCGTTCGGCCGGCGGAAAGGTATTCATGATGCGGGTGATGGTCTGGACGGAGTCCGTCGTGTGCAAGGTCGACAGCACCAGGTGGCCCGTCTCAGCGGCCTTCATCGCGGCCAGGATGGTTTCCTGGTCACGCATTTCCCCGATCAGAATCACGTCGGGGTCCTGACGCAGGGCATACTTCAGCGCGGTGGGGAAGTTGGTGGTGTCGAGCCCCAACTCCCGCTGGGTCACGATCGACTTCTTGTTCGAGTAGTAAAACTCGATCGGGTCCTCGATCGTGACGATGTGGACATCCTTGGTGGTGTTGATGAAGTCCACCATGGCCGCCAGCGTGGTCGATTTGCCCGAACCCGTCGGCCCCGTCACCAGCACCAGACCCTGCCGTTCAAGCGAGAGCTTCTTCAGGACCGGTGGCAGGTTCAGGTCGTCCATCGGAATCGGTTCCAGCGGAATCACGCGCAGGGCCGCCCCGATGAAGCCTTGCTCCGAGTAGACGTTCATACGAAAGCGGGCCAGGCCTTCGATGATCAGCGACATGTCCATTTCTTTCTGGCGTTCGAAGCGCTCGCGCTGTTCCGAGGTCATGATCGCAAACAGCGACTGACGCGCCTCGTCCGCCGTCAGCGAGGGCCATTCGGTCGGCACGATGCGCCCGTCGATGCGCAGCATCGGGGGGCTGTTGGTCTTGATGTGGATGTCCGAGGCGCCCTTGTGAACGGCCACCCGCAGGAAGTCGAGAATATGCATATCGGCGTGCCCTTCCTATCCAGCCTGCGCCGCAGACGGGGCGGGTGCCTGGGGCGCCGCGGCAGCGACCGCTTGCGCCAGCGGCATGCCCACCATGCGCCCGAGCAAGCGATTGATGTCCATCAGGTCGCGCACGCGGTGCTCGTCACTGGCCTCGGCGGTCCAGTGTTCCGCCAGGGCCCCGCGGTCATTGTTGAACTGAACCTCGAGCTTGACCCGGTTGGGCACATAGTCAGCCCCCTTGATGCCGGCCAGTTCGTCCATCGGAGGGGCCGGATACTCGAACTTGAGTTCGTTGATCAGGTGGATGCGCTTCTTGATGGCCAGGTGCGTCTTGGGATAGAAGTTGATGCGAATGAAGAAGGCCGTGGTCACGAGCACGACGTCGACGGAGTAGTAAGTGAACTCGCGGTCGGCCGTCTGCCCTGAGGTCTCGATGATCGGATAGCAGGCCAGAATTCGGTCCTGAGGATGCACCAGGTCACGGAGGGTCTGGATCAGCACCTGACCGATGAAGGGGGTCTGGGCCGCCTGCTGCAGCAGCTCGTTCAGCTTCGGGTGGCCGTAGGTGGCGTTTCCACTCATCCGATGTTTCCCTTCCAGCAGGCACGCCCCGGTTCACGGCTGGGGCCGCCGCCCTGACCACCGGCTCCCCGCTGGTCCCGCCTGGCACGGCGCAGGGAATCAGACGCCCGCGATCCTCTCTACCCCGCCCATGTAGGGCCTTAACGCCTCCGGCACCGCAATCGAGCCGTCCGCCTGCTGGTAGTTCTCGAAAATCGCGGCGACGGTCCGACCGACCGCCAGACCACTGCCATTCAAGGTGTGCGGGTGATGCAGCTTGCCGGCGGCATCGCGGAAACGCATGTTGCCCCGACGGGCCTGGAAGTCGGTGCAGTTGGAACAGCTGGAAATCTCCCGGTACTTGCCCTGCGCCGGGAACCAGACCTCGAGGTCGTAGGTCTTGGCTGAATTGAAGCCGGTATCGCCCCCGCACAGCAAGACCACCCGGTAGGGCAGGCCGAGGCGCTGCAGGATCGCTTCGGCGTTGGCCACCATGCGCTCCAGTTCGTCGAAACTACCGGCTGGTGGCACGATCTTGACCATTTCCACCTTGTCGAACTGGTGGACGCGGATCATGCCCTTGGTGTCCTTGCCGGCGGCGCCCGCCTCGGAGCGGAAACAGGGCGTGCCGGCCGTCAGGTACATCGGCAGCATCGCCTCGTCGACGATCTCGTCGCGATAGATGTTGGTGAGCGGCACCTCGGCCGTTGGAATCAGGTAATAGGGCGTGCCACTCAGGTGGAACAGCTGGTCCTCGAACTTGGGCAGGTTGCCATTGGCCGTGAGCGTCTCGGCGTTGTTGATGAAGGGCGGCAGCACCTCGGTGTAGCCGTGCTCGCCCGTGTGCATGTCGAGCATCAGGTTCATGACCGCCCGCTCCATCCGGGCGGCCAGGCCCTTCATCAGCACGAAGCGAGAGCCCGCCAGCTTGGCCGCGCGCTCGAAATCCAGAATGCCCAGCGCCTCCCCCAGTTCGTGGTGCCCCTTGGGTTCGTATTCAAAGCTGGCCGGCGTGCCCCAGCGCCGCACCTCCACGTTGGCGTCCTCATCGGCCCCCTCCGGCACGCTGGCGTCTAGCAGGTTCGGGATGGTGAGCATGAAGGCGGCGCGGGCCGCTTCGATCTCGCCCTGGTCGGCCTCCAGCGCCTTGATCTCCTCCGAATGGCCTTTCATGGCGGCCAGCAGGTCGGACGCGTCCTCACCCGCCTGCTTGCGCTTGGCAATCTGGGCACTGGCCGCATTGCGTTCAGCGCGCAGCGCATCCAGCCGGGTCTGGTTCTCGCGGAAGCGCCCATCGAGGTCCTGCAAGGCGGCCAGGTCGAGGCTGCTGTGACGGCGGCGCAGGCTGGTGAGCACCGAGTCCGGGTCCTGGCGAATGAGACGAATGTCGAGCATGGCAAGCCTTTATTTCAACAAGCGACGGGGAAGCGGCCAACAGTCTACGGCTTCTGGGCCACATCAGCCAGCCTCGGGCGGGTCGACGGCACAGGCGGACTGGCGAGGCGAGCGGTACGGTCCCAAAAGCCGAGGGCCGAGCCCCCTGGGGGGCTCGGGCCTCGGCTTGCGTTCTAAGGAGGAAAGGAGACGGAAAACTTACCAGATCTGCAGCTGCTTGGGCTGATTGATGGTGATCTGCTGGTGCGAAATCGAGATGATGCCTTCGTCCTGCAGGCGGTTGAGCGCCCGGGTCACGGTTTCCCGCGAGGAACCGACCATGTTGGCCAGGTCCTGGTGGGTCATCTTGAGATTGATCAGCACCTTGGCGCCGATGGGACGGCCCTCGACTTCGGCCAGGTTCTTGAGCGTGCTGGCAACCCGCTCGTGCACATCCTTGAAGGCGAGGTCCTCGACCTGCTGGTTGACCAGGCGGATGCGCCGGGTCAGGTCGCGCATGATCTTCAGCGCAATGGTCGGATGCTCGATGATCAGCCGCTCGAAATCGCGCTTGTTGAGGGTGAAGACGACGGCCTGCTCATCGAGCACCTCGGCCGTGGCCGACCGGGCTTGCTCATCGAAAATGGCCATCTCGCCGAAAAATTCGCCGGGCTGCATGAGCGCCAGGGTCTTCTCACGGCCGTCTTCGGTGATCTTGGAGATCTTCACGCGACCGGACTTGAGGATGTAGAGGGTATCCCCCCGATCCCCTTCGTGGAAGATGATGCTCTTCTTGGGGAAATTCTTTTCCTGGGTGATGCTAGCGATGCGTTCGAGACTATCCTGTCCGACCCCGCTGAAAATTGAAACGCGTTGGAGAAAAACGAGGCTGTTTCCCATCGGAGGTGTGCTCCCTTTACGAACTGAATCGGGACTGCGGCGTACCCGATTGGCGGCGGGCGGCCCCTCCCATGACGGCGCAGGATAGGTTTTTGAGCCGGCGCTCGGTTGGTGCATGGGCAGGTAACATAACAAGATTAGCGGCGATTATAACACGCTTGCTGTGACGCAAATCATAACGCAAAAAACTCACGCCTGTTAGCCCGGAAAGGCAGCGCGGCCGCCATTTCGGACCTGCGCAGTCCAATTATCTGAGCGCCTGGGATGGGCTTGCCGGACGCAAGGGCACACAGCGGGGCAGCCCCTCCCCGAGGCGGCGACATGCCGCAGGCCTCCAGGCTCGTCAGCCGACGGCGCAACGAACGCGGGCAGCCGACGGCCTCAGCCGAGGCGTCACGGACGATCCCGACCCTCTGGTCCAAAATCGGCGACTGCTGAGCTCGCCGTTCGCACGTGAGGTCAGGCCAGCAGCTGGCGCACGGAGGACTTCACGTCCTGATACAGCTTGGTCTGCCGCAAGAAGGTGTCCGCCACGAGGTAGCCCGCGATGCCCAGGCCCATGCCCACCAGGGTGAGCGGCAGCCCCGTGCCGAGCAGGCCGGCCAACGCGAAGGTGCCCAAGGCGGAGGCAGCGCCTCCAGCCGCCCCGCCCACCACCGCGGACATCATGTCGCCGCTGACGTTGGCGCCGGCGTCAGGCAGCGTCAGCTTGCCGGTGGCCAGCAGATAGCCGTTCACGGCCAGCGTCAACACACCGTTGACCAGGGCCGAACTCTTGACGGCCCCCAACACCGAGCCGAACATGGCGCTGCGACCGGCCTGACCAGCGCGCGCGGCGGTGCTGGCCGACTTGGAGCGCGCGGCCTTGGCAAACAGGCCCTTGGCCTCGCCCACCGCCACGGCGGCGCTGCGGCCCGGCACGGCGCCCGCCACCAGCGGGGCGTACTGCGCCACCGCGCCGATGTAGGCGTCTGTGCCCTGCGGCTGGAAACCAGGGGCGTTGTTCACGGGCACCGTCACAGGCGCCGGCCAACCCGCGGGGGGAGGCGGCGGGGTGGGCGTCGGCAGCGTGGTGGTGGTGAAGTAACCGTTCACGGCGCTGTTGGTCATGGTGCCCTCCTCGCGATATCTACTGGAACTCGACGCGGATGCCGATGCTGCCGCCCATTCCGGTGGTGCCCGTGGCCGTGGGTGGCGTCTCGGCCGCGCCGACGTTGCCCGTGCCTGCGCCGGTCTCGCTGGTTCCCGTCGCGCTCGGATTGCCGGCGGGTGCTGAGGCGGCGGGCGGCGCCAGCGTCACATCCAGCGACAGCTCGGTGATCTCGCCCGCCACCACGCGGGCCACCGTGCGGGTGGTGCCGACGGACTGGTCGGCCGCATCGCGCACGTCGAGTTGCAGGTCGTAGGCGCCTGCCCCCAGGTCCTCGGTCTCCCATTGAGCCGCTGCGCCGGTCAGGGCGAGCGGCACGAGCGCGGACATGGTCGGGTCGGCCTGACTGCTCAGGCGCAGGCGAAGCGAGGCGGCGGGCACGCTCCCCAGCGTGCGAACCTTCACGCGCAGGGCGCCCGCTTCGGCTGCCGGTGCGGGGACCTGCGACGCCACCACCACGGCGGGGGCGCCCGGCATCCGGTTCACGCTGGGGGCCGCCGGCTCGTACTGCGACGCTCGCGGCGGCGGCGTGGGGGTGACCACGGGCACCACGTTGCGCTGCACCTTGCCCGAGCGCTGAGGGGCGGCCGCGGAAGGATTCTTGCCGCAGCCAGTCAAACTCAAGCTCAAGCCCAGCAGGGCTCCGAGCATCCAACGTGCATTCATCGGGCCAGCACCTCCACCGATGGGGGGACTATCCGTTGATGATCGAGACGTTCACGCCCAGACCGGTCTCAGCCGGCTTGGGAGCGGGAATCAGCTTGAGTTGGGCATCGACCATGGTGGTCTGGCCATCCGTCACCTTGGCGGTGGTGGTGCCGGACCCGATCACGGCGGAGGCGGCGTCGGTGGCGGAGAGGTCGAGGGTGTAATCCCCGGCTGCGAGCCCGGTAAAGTTGACGGCGGCCCGACCGTTCACGATCTGACTGCGCTGCACCTCGGCGGTGGCGACGGTCTTCATCAGCAGAAACGAGCGGGTCTTGAGCGTCACGGTGATCTTGGCGATGTCCGCCGCGGTGGCCATCAGCTTGTAGCCGGAGGACTCGGGCCACACGAAGCTCATTGACAGCGTCCCCTGACCGGCGGCCAGCGCGGGAGCCACGACCGTCAGCGCTTCCCGCTGGACGTTCACGCGCCGGGTGTCGAGCGGCAGATGCTGGCGCTCCAGCACGGGCTTGGCCGCCGCGGCCTTTACGGCCACGGGCCTGACCACCGTCAACGGGGCGGCCGTGCTACAGCCGGAGAGCACCATCGCGAGGGTGGCCAGGGCGATCACGTGCTGCCGTTCCATCGGGAAAACCTCCATCGTGCGGGGGTGATTGAGCCTCTCTGAAGACCTTATGGGCGACAGACGGGCAGAGACTTCGGGTTTTAACCGAAATATAGATGACCCATAACCAGCTCAGCCCGACGGCCGCGGCGCGACCCGCGGAGCGCTACGCGCCGGAAACCGGCCAGGCGCCTCCAGGTCGAAGGAGGTCAGCGACCAGCCACGCCGCGATCAAGGGAGGGGGCTCGCGATGCCGGCCCGGCTCGTGGAACCGTCGCGCGGAGGCCCCTTGGGGCGGCTCAAGCGGCGAGGAACGCCCCGCTCAGGCGACTCAGAACCCCCAGCGCAGCCACAGGCGGCGAACCCTGGCCGCGCGACTGTCGCAGATCAGCAGGTTGCCGTCCGGTTCGAGCAGCAGATCGTGCGGCTCGCTGAAGGCGATCGACATCGCCTCACCATCCTCGGTGTAAGTGCCGCCGCCTGCCAGCGTGCGGATCACCCCATCGGTTCCGACCACCCGGATGCGCCGGGAGCCGCGTTCGGAGATGTACAGGCGGCCCTGCGGGTCGAGGGCCACCCCATAGGGACTGCTGAGGTTGGCCGCCACGGCCGGACCGCCGTCGCCCGCGCTGCCCTCGCTGCCATTCCCGGCCACCGTCGAGACCAGCTTGGACTGCACGTCGTACTTGCGCACGCGGTGATTGCGAACGTCGGCGAAGTAGATGTTGTTTTGACTATCGACGGCCACCTGATTGACGTAGTTGATCTGGGTCTCGCGCCCCGGCTTGCCGTCACCATTGAAGCCGTGCGCCCCATCGACCCCCACCAAGGTGGTGATCACGCCGCTCTTTTCGATGCGACGGATGTGATGCCAGGACCCCCCGTCATTGTCCCAGCTGTCGGCAAAAATGAGGTTGCCCAGACTGTCGAGCGTCAGCCCCCGCACCCCCGCCAGGCGCGCCTGGCTGGCGGGCCCGCCATCGCCGGCGAAATCGTTGAGAAACGCTCCGTTGGCCTGCTGGGGATTGCCGGCCACGGTGTTGATCGTGCCGTCCGCCAGGTTGATGGCCCGCACGCGCATGTTGAGCGTATCCGCCACGTACAGCACACCCCCCGGCGCCGCGAACACGGCCCGTGGCCACCACAGCCCGGCATCCTTGGCCTGCCCCCCATCGCCACTGAACTGAGGCGTGCCCTTGCCGGCCAGCGTCTGGATGAGGCCATCGGGCGTCACCTTGCGAATCAGGTGGTTGCCCTCGTCGGCGATGTAGAAGTTGCCTTGCGCATCACGCGCCACGCCCTTGGGTTTGTACAGCTGGGCCTTGACGGCGGGTTGCCTGTTGCCGCCAAAGCCGCTCTCCCCGCTACCGGCCAGGGTCGTGACCGCCAGCACCCGCTTGCCGAGCAGCTTGGCCCACATCTCTCCCAGGCCCTGCTTGTTGAGGCCCACGGCCAGCGCATAGGCCTGGTTCATGTCTCCGATGCGTCCGATCGCCAGGTCCGGTTCGGCCAGTTCCCCCTGGTCGAGGGCCTGCTGCGTGAGGTCGGTCAGGCTCGGCAGCAGGCTGAGGTCGAAATCGGCCATGGTCTTGCCGACCGCAGCCGCTCGTGCCCGCAAGAATTCCGTCACATAGGTGGTGGCCAGGCTCACATCCACCACGTTTCGCCCGGATCTGGCCACCGTGAAGCCCACCTCACGTCGATTGTCGGCCAGGATGACGTTCACGATCACGACCTCGCCCACGGGCACGCCCGAGGCAAACTCGTAGCGCCCCAGGCTATTGGTATACGCCGTGATGGGGCGACCATCCTGGGCATAGAAGCGCTCGCTGGGATCGGTCAGGTAAACGATGGCGTTGCCGATCGGTTGCTGTTTCACGGCCGCCAGCGCGTAGCGGGCCTGATTGTTGGCGACGATTGCCCCGCCGGTGGTCAATCGGGCCTGGTTGTTGGCGACGATGTTGCCCCCCGCCAGCCCGGCCGGGCCGATCGCCAGGCCGGAAACCCGCGCGGGCCCGCTGGCCTGCCGCAGGGCCACCCCTGGCGCGGCGACCCGGGAGCTGACGGTCATGGCCACATTGGGCGTACTGCCACTGGCACAGGCCACCAGGCAGCCCATCAGGCTGAGCGCCGTCAGCGCGCGCCATCCGAATAACCTGGCCCTCGTGGCAACCTGACTCATGGGTTCGCTCTCCTCGCCCCCTCTATATACCGCGTGAACCCCCTTTCCTTGTGCCAACCAAGGCAACCAAGCAGGCGCCACGGGGAGTTCCCCACGCGCAAGCGCACCCCAGGCGAAGAGGGGGTTCGCTTGATGGCCGGACCGTCAGCGACGCCGGTGCTCAGGTCTCACACCGCTGCAGCGGTGGAAAAGGCGCCAGCGGTGGGTCGGTTCAGGAAGCGTCGATGACACGTGCGCCCGTCCCTCTTGAGGTTAAATTCAGTTTAATGATATCCTAAGCGAACTCATCGCGCTGATCGCGCAGATGCAGGAAACGCCCGATGGCCGGTGCGGGGGTGCGTCGCAAGGAGCCCCGCCGCGGAAGGAGCAAGCCACATGAACCGTCGTCCGATCACCACCTCCCTGTTGCTGGGCCTGGCGCTGTTTGGCTGCAACCGGGCTGTCACGCCCCTGGCGCCGGCGGCTGCAGGCTCGGGCCTGGCCGCCCAGAATGTGACCGGGGAGCTGCTGGTGGCGCTGAAGCCTGGCCTGACCCGCGCGGCTTACGGGCGCCTGCAAGCCGACCTGGGTCTGCAGACGGTCCGTCGCGTGGCCCCCCTCGCGATCGAGGTCGTCCGTCCCCGTGGTCCGGTCGCCGAGGCGCTGCAGGCGCTGCAAGGCCGGCCGGAGGTGCGCTGGGTTGAGGCCAATGCGAAGGAAAGCCTGCCCCCGCTGCGCAAGCTGGACGCGCCCCAGACGTCCCCACAGCGGGCCGAGGAAGGCGACCCCCTGCGCGACAAGCAATGGGGCCTGGCCAAGGTGCAGGCACCTGAGGCCTGGGCGGTGACGCCGGGTCGCAAGGACGTGGTGCTGGCCATCATCGACACCGGCATCGACTACAATCACCCGGACCTGGCCGGGCGCGTGATCAAGGGCCGCGACTTCGTGAACAACGACGACGACCCGATGGACGGTCATGCCCACGGCACGCACTGTGCCGGCATTGCAGGCGCCAGTGCCAACAATGGTATCGGCATCTCAGGCGTGGCTCCCGGCGTGACCCTCATGGCCGTCAAGGTGCTGTCCGACCAGGGGTCGGGCTCGACCGACGGCGTCTGCGCCGGCATCGCCTGGGCGGCGGACCAGGGCGCCAAGGTGATCAGCCTGAGCCTGGGAGGCCCCGGCGGCAAGCAAGCCAAGCAAGAGGCCGTCGACTATGCCCGCGCCAAGGGGGCCGTGGTGGTGGCGGCCATGGGCAACAACGGGGGCAACGTGGCCGTCTATCCCGGCGCCTCGACCGGCGTCATCTCGGTGGGCGCCACCACGGCCGATGACACCCGGGCCTCATTCTCCAATTTTGGCACCTGGATCACCGTGACGGCCCCTGGACATACCATTCTCTCGACCGTGCCGGGCGGTGCCTACCAGGCCTATTCGGGCACCTCGATGGCCACCCCCTTCGTGGCGGGCCTGGCGGCCCTGCTGCGCAGCGCCGCACCGGACCTGTCCGAGGAGGCGCTGCGTCAGCGCATCACCTCGTCGGCCGCGGATCTGGGGAAAACCGGCTTCGACCCTCAGTTTGGCCACGGCCGCATCAACGTGCTCAAGGCCCTGTCCGCGTCGCGCTGACCGGCGGTCATCAGCGGTTCCCGCTCCCTGAACGGGAAAACGATGTCCCCACTGCCACCAGGCGGTGGGGATTCTTTCGGGGAATAGATATGGTTAAGCGATGGTTAATTTTATAATAAGAAGGTCCAGCACCCCGTCCTGCCAGGAGCCACTGCCTTGACTCGCCCCCTGTCGTTTACCGCGTTGCTCGCGGCCTTCACCCTCTCGGCCTGCGCCCCCGCGCTGGCCCCTGCCGCTCCGCCCCGCGAGGCGCCAGCGGGCCTCACGGCTCAGGCGCGCGCGCGCGAACTGCTGATCGGCCACACCCGCGGCCAGGGCGCCGCCCTGCGGGCCAGCCTGTCGAACCAGTGGGGCCTGGCCGTGGTGGATGCGATTCCGGCGCTGGACGTGGTCGTGGTCAAAGCCCCCACGGACCTGGCGGGTACGCTCTCCCGCCTGCGCCGCGCGCCGGGCGTGCGCTTCGTCGAAGCCAACGCGGTGGAAACCCTGCCCGCGCTCCAGCGAGAGCCCTTGCTGCTGACGCCCCGACCGACGGCCGATGATCCGCTGAGCGAGCAGCAGTGGGGGCTGGAAAAAGCGCGCGTGCGCGAAGCCTGGCGCATCACGCGCGGCAGCCGCGACACGCGCATCGCCATCATCGACACCGGCATCGATTACACCCATCCCGACCTCGCGGACCACGTCGTGAAGGGCCCGGACTTCGTGAACGGCGACGATGACCCGATGGACGACAACACCCACGGCACGCACTGCGCCGGCATTGCAGGCGCCAGCGCCGAAAACGGCATCGGGGTGGCCGGCGTGGCCCCCGGCGCCACCCTGATGGCCGTCAAGGTCATGGACAAGCAGGGAACGGGCGAGGTCGCCAACATCTGCAAGGGCATCGTCTGGGCCGCGGACCAGGGCGCGCACGTGATCAGCGTGAGTTTGGGCGGGCGCGGCGGTCCGGAAGCCAAGCAGGCCGCGGTGGATTACGCCCGCAGCAAGGGCGCGCTGGTGGTGGCCGCCATGGGCAATGACGGCCAGTTTCTGGCCTTCTATCCCGCCGCCAACAAGGGCGTCTTTGCGGTCGGCGCCACCACTCAGCAGGACACCCGGGCCGATTTCTCGAACATGGGCGTCTGGATGAGCGTGACGGCGCCTGGTCACAAGATCCTCTCGACCGTGCTGCGCGGCGGCTACTGGGCCCTGTCCGGCACCTCGATGGCCACACCGCATGTGGCCGGCCTGGCGGCCCTGGTGAAGAGCCGAAAACCGGACATGACGGCCGAGGCGATCGCCCAGCAGATCCGCCGCCACGCCCAGGACCTCGGCAAGCCAGGCTTCGACGAGGAGTACGGCCACGGGCGGATCGACGCCGAACGCACCCTGGCAGGGCTGTGATGCAAGCCGTGAGCCCCATTCAGTTCTCCGAGGAAGTGGCCGCCGCCAGGCAGGCAGGCCAGCCCCTGGTGGCCCTGGAAACCACCATCCTGACCCACGGCATGCCCTGGCCGGCCAACGTGGAAACGGCCCTGGAGGTCGAGGCGATCATCCGGGCAGGCGGGGCCGTGCCCGCCACCATGGCGATCCTGGGCGGCGTCCCGCGCGCGGGCCTGACCCGGGCCGAGCTCGAAACGCTCGGGCGCGCCACCGGCGTGATCAAGGCCAGCCGGCGCGATCTGGCCGTGCTGGCGGCCCAGGGAGCCGATGGCGCCACGACCGTGGCCGGCACCATGGTGCTGGCCCACATGGCCGGGATCGCGGTCTTCGTTACCGGAGGCATCGGGGGTGTTCACCGAGGGGCCACACGCTCCATGGACGTCTCCGCCGACCTGCTGGAACTGGCCCGCACGCCGGTCGCGGTGGTCTGCGCCGGCGTGAAGAGCATCCTGGACATCGGCCTCACGCTCGAAGTGCTGGAAACCCACGGCGTCCCCGTGCTGGGGTACGGCACGGATCGCTTCCCGGCCTTTTACGTGCCGGATTCCGGCCACGAGGTGCCGGCCCGGGTCGACAGCCCTGCGGCGGCGGCGGCCGTGATCGCGACGCAGCGCGCCTGGGGGCTGGGCGGGGTGGTGGTGGCCAATCCGATTCCGGCCGCCGAGGCGATCGCCGGGGAAGCCATCGAGGCCGTGATCGCGGCCACCCTGGCGGACGCCGAGGCGCAGGGCGTCACGGGCAAGGCCATCACGCCGTGGGTGCTTGCCGAACTGAACCGGCGCACGGCCGGGGCGAGCCTGTCGGCCAACATGGCCTTGATCCGGCACAACGCCAGGCTGGGCGCGGCGATCGCCGTGGCGCTGGCCGAACGAAGCTGAAGCGGCGGTCGGTCGGCGCGCGGCTCCGCCTCAGGCGCCGTTGCGCACCCGGAAGGGCAGGCGGTTGAGCGAATCACGCACCCGAGGATTGGCCAGCAGTTCCTGAGCTCGGTCACCCAGACCGCCATCCGTCAGCGACGGTTCCTCCCGTGGGGTGACCGGCAATCCCCCCGGACGACGCAGGCTGCGGCCGCCATCGTCAGCCTGAAAACCGGGCTGCTGGGGGAGACCGGGCTGAGGCATCATCGGCACGGAAGGCAGCGGCACGCCAGGCAGATAAGGCGCGGCGGGCGGGGAGGCTTCGTTCGAACCGCGTTCACCTTGGTCGTCGATGATGGCGGCGATCGTCTCCATGCGGGGATCCGGCGCACCGCCGAGCAGGGCCTTGAGGGCTGCGGCCACCACGATCAGGCCCATCCCGACGAGGGCGGTCGAGCCAATGCCGACCGCGATCTTGGGGGCCAGCACGATCGCCGCGGACTTGATCACCTCGAGCGCCGCGCCACCGCTGGCGACCACCCAGATGGTCCCGCCGAGGAAAGCTGCCGCCCCGGCATAGCCCGCGCCTTCGATGCTGCGGCGCGCCATTGCAGCCAGCACGTCCATGGCCTCCTTGATACCCACGGCCGTCCCACGCACGACACGCTGCGTGAAGGTGCTCATCTCGTCATCGAAGTGCAGCAGCA from Candidatus Sericytochromatia bacterium carries:
- a CDS encoding Crp/Fnr family transcriptional regulator — its product is MGNSLVFLQRVSIFSGVGQDSLERIASITQEKNFPKKSIIFHEGDRGDTLYILKSGRVKISKITEDGREKTLALMQPGEFFGEMAIFDEQARSATAEVLDEQAVVFTLNKRDFERLIIEHPTIALKIMRDLTRRIRLVNQQVEDLAFKDVHERVASTLKNLAEVEGRPIGAKVLINLKMTHQDLANMVGSSRETVTRALNRLQDEGIISISHQQITINQPKQLQIW
- a CDS encoding type IV pilus twitching motility protein PilT — translated: MHILDFLRVAVHKGASDIHIKTNSPPMLRIDGRIVPTEWPSLTADEARQSLFAIMTSEQRERFERQKEMDMSLIIEGLARFRMNVYSEQGFIGAALRVIPLEPIPMDDLNLPPVLKKLSLERQGLVLVTGPTGSGKSTTLAAMVDFINTTKDVHIVTIEDPIEFYYSNKKSIVTQRELGLDTTNFPTALKYALRQDPDVILIGEMRDQETILAAMKAAETGHLVLSTLHTTDSVQTITRIMNTFPPAEREALRHELSVVLRGCIAQRLIQRSDGPGRVACHEILIGTPTVSDLIMKNEIGACYDIIAQGGMDGMMSMNNAIFNYYQDEIISLDDALSYSDNPNELQRMMRGAFHGSGLGG
- a CDS encoding S8 family peptidase; protein product: MTRPLSFTALLAAFTLSACAPALAPAAPPREAPAGLTAQARARELLIGHTRGQGAALRASLSNQWGLAVVDAIPALDVVVVKAPTDLAGTLSRLRRAPGVRFVEANAVETLPALQREPLLLTPRPTADDPLSEQQWGLEKARVREAWRITRGSRDTRIAIIDTGIDYTHPDLADHVVKGPDFVNGDDDPMDDNTHGTHCAGIAGASAENGIGVAGVAPGATLMAVKVMDKQGTGEVANICKGIVWAADQGAHVISVSLGGRGGPEAKQAAVDYARSKGALVVAAMGNDGQFLAFYPAANKGVFAVGATTQQDTRADFSNMGVWMSVTAPGHKILSTVLRGGYWALSGTSMATPHVAGLAALVKSRKPDMTAEAIAQQIRRHAQDLGKPGFDEEYGHGRIDAERTLAGL
- a CDS encoding S8 family peptidase, which produces MNRRPITTSLLLGLALFGCNRAVTPLAPAAAGSGLAAQNVTGELLVALKPGLTRAAYGRLQADLGLQTVRRVAPLAIEVVRPRGPVAEALQALQGRPEVRWVEANAKESLPPLRKLDAPQTSPQRAEEGDPLRDKQWGLAKVQAPEAWAVTPGRKDVVLAIIDTGIDYNHPDLAGRVIKGRDFVNNDDDPMDGHAHGTHCAGIAGASANNGIGISGVAPGVTLMAVKVLSDQGSGSTDGVCAGIAWAADQGAKVISLSLGGPGGKQAKQEAVDYARAKGAVVVAAMGNNGGNVAVYPGASTGVISVGATTADDTRASFSNFGTWITVTAPGHTILSTVPGGAYQAYSGTSMATPFVAGLAALLRSAAPDLSEEALRQRITSSAADLGKTGFDPQFGHGRINVLKALSASR
- the serS gene encoding serine--tRNA ligase, whose product is MLDIRLIRQDPDSVLTSLRRRHSSLDLAALQDLDGRFRENQTRLDALRAERNAASAQIAKRKQAGEDASDLLAAMKGHSEEIKALEADQGEIEAARAAFMLTIPNLLDASVPEGADEDANVEVRRWGTPASFEYEPKGHHELGEALGILDFERAAKLAGSRFVLMKGLAARMERAVMNLMLDMHTGEHGYTEVLPPFINNAETLTANGNLPKFEDQLFHLSGTPYYLIPTAEVPLTNIYRDEIVDEAMLPMYLTAGTPCFRSEAGAAGKDTKGMIRVHQFDKVEMVKIVPPAGSFDELERMVANAEAILQRLGLPYRVVLLCGGDTGFNSAKTYDLEVWFPAQGKYREISSCSNCTDFQARRGNMRFRDAAGKLHHPHTLNGSGLAVGRTVAAIFENYQQADGSIAVPEALRPYMGGVERIAGV
- a CDS encoding pseudouridine-5'-phosphate glycosidase, with the protein product MQAVSPIQFSEEVAAARQAGQPLVALETTILTHGMPWPANVETALEVEAIIRAGGAVPATMAILGGVPRAGLTRAELETLGRATGVIKASRRDLAVLAAQGADGATTVAGTMVLAHMAGIAVFVTGGIGGVHRGATRSMDVSADLLELARTPVAVVCAGVKSILDIGLTLEVLETHGVPVLGYGTDRFPAFYVPDSGHEVPARVDSPAAAAAVIATQRAWGLGGVVVANPIPAAEAIAGEAIEAVIAATLADAEAQGVTGKAITPWVLAELNRRTAGASLSANMALIRHNARLGAAIAVALAERS